Genomic DNA from uncultured Methanospirillum sp.:
GGATCAAGAAGGAATTTACTCATATTTTTTTGAAAACTCACCCTTATGCCCTTTACATCAATTATTTCACATTACCAAGGTAATTGCCGGGTGAGTGAGAACATATGAAGATCCAATATCCCGAAATCGGTATCTGCGGTCTTTCCTGCAGGCTCTGCCCCCAGTATTATACCGTTGGTCAAAGCAGGTGTGGCGGATGCAAAACCGAAACCCGGATCTCTGTCGGCTGTCCTTTCATCACATGTGCCCTCAAGAGAAAAGGAGTTGAGTTTTGCTGGGTATGTGATGAGAGTGAAACCTGCGAAAAATGGAAAAAACACCGGGAAGCAGGGAAAAAAGCAGATTCATTTACGTGTAATCAGAAACTTGAGGATAATATCTGTTTTATCCGGAAGAATGGGATCGATATATTCCAGACACTACAGAAAACCAGGGAAGACCTGCTCAGAATAATGCTGAATGAGTTCAACGATGGTCGCTCAAAGAGTTTCTATTGTATTGCTGCCACCATCCTTGAGATTGCCGAGCTGGAAGATGTTCTGGCCCAGGCAAACAATGAATCCACCGGGATGGATATGAAAGGGAAAGCCCGGATACTACATGCTTTACTCGAAGAAACAGGAAAACAACAGGGATATTGTCTGAAATTGAGGAGAAAAGAGAGGTCAAAGGGATAGTTTCAACATGAATTATTAATCCTTCCCATCGGTCATTACAGGTTCGTCTGAAACAGTGCAACTACATCATGCAGGTTGATGTATCCGTTCTGGTCAAAATCAAAGACCCACCACGGCTGACCTGATACGACTGCATCAATCTGATCGAATAAGGTTACCACATCATTCAGATCAGATCTTCCATTCCCGTTGATGTCCTCGTACAAGCCGTCACCGGTCAGGTCGCGTGGCAGCGGATATGACTGGCCTGATGTTGTATTGAATGGATGAAGTTCCCTGACCTGCACCGGCAGGGCGGTGTACCCGCTTCCATACCGGATCCCATCATCAGCAGTTGCCGAATTCAGGATGCATTGAAGGTACCCGGATCCGGTCGTCCCTCCGATGAAAGAGAGGCTCACCAGGGTGACGTTTGTTGAACCGCTGGTTATCAGATTGCTTTCGTCACCTCCGGTGATCTGGATCCGGTGCTCGTCGAGTACCTTCACCTCAGGATCAGATACCCAGGTTGGGATTGAGAGGATGTAAAATGAGAATGGGGCAGAATAATCAGAGTACAGTGTCAGGTTGAAGCTCGCAAGCCCTCCTGACAGGGTTCGGACCAGTATTGATCCTCTGTCCGTTCCGGCCTTGAGGAGATAGGCGTTCAGGGGGTTTGTGTACAGAGGAAATGACTGCCCGTTATCACGTATAGCAAAGATCCCAATATTTGAATCGCCACCGCAGGCACCCGGATTCTGCACCCTCACATAATGCTGGCCCGGTGTTGCGATATCAGATGCGGTGATGAGAGCCGTCATCTGGTGCGATGAAAGGTATGATCCGGTCCTGTTCTGAACATCCCAGAGCACCCTGCTTTCGGGGAGAAAATTATTGCCATCTACAGTAAGGATAAATGCATTTCCTCCGGCAATCACAGAATCCGGGTACATTGAGAGGAGTACCGGGGCAGGCCAGGCTGCTGAGGTAGAAATATTTGTGCTACGTATTGAGGGATCACACTGATCAGCAGCCCATCCCGGTACAATGGTTACCATCAGAATAAGAGTGATCATGCACCAACGGCAGGGAACTGCGATCATCAGTAAAACCACATTTTATCAGTGTGTGGTTATATATCTATGGCTTCTTATCTCTGTCTATGCTGATGTATACATGGATGCTATTCTTCTGTGCGTGCAGTGTGTATTCCAAGGACTATCATATCCCCAAACCCCGAAAATAAGAATTCGGTCAGAAGGATTATAGTCTCTTTTCTGCAACGGATAGTAATTTCACATGTCTTTTGGACTTAATCCTTTTACCCCTGAAAATTTTACTGTTGTAATCGTTGATGATAATGATAATAATCGGTATGCGATTGCAAAAATTCTTGAAAATGTCGGTTACCGGGTTATCGAATCTACAAGTGGATCTCATGCCATCCAGATTGCTGAAGAGAAAAAACCAGATGCAATCATTCTTGATGTCATGATGCCAGGTATGGATGGGTTTGAAGTATGCCGTCGTCTCAACGCAAACCCGACTAACTCTGATATCCCGGTAATATTTCTGACTGCCAGGGATAATGACGAGAGTATAGAAAAGGGATTTGAAGCAGGTGGGGCGGATTACGTTGTCAAACCGGTACACGTTCGGACCCTTCTGGCACGACTCAAATCGCATATTGAACGCAGTCTCTCTCTCAGGCAACTTGAGCAGATGAATCAGGAACTAGAAAAGATAAATCAGTGCCTGGATAAACAGATTCAAAACAACCTGAGTGTCCAGGCTACCCTCAATGATCAGGTCCGAAACCCCCTCTCAATTGCCATCACCTTGGTTGAAATGGGGGGATGTGAACGAGGGGATGAGGTCATCAGGGAACTGATGCGGATAGATTCGGTTATTGACAGATTGGACGCCGGTTTTTTACAGTCTGAAAAAATCCACGCCTATCTGAAGAAGCATCATGGTGTAACCTGATAATCAATTTCCATCAGAAAACCTGTGTGAACAATCATGACCAAGATGTTGTACCTGATATTGCCGTATCAGATCCAGGGTTTCCAATCGGTGATGAAAAAAGACTGACCATTATTATTTAGATCATTAATCCTAATTCACGCAAAGAAGTAATTATCCTCCTCCTCCTTTTCCGGCACCACCTTTTCTAAATGTCTGATAACCGTACCTCTCGCCCTGATTAGTTCTGCAATACTCCATGCCTGACAGATCGTTCCGGCAGGCTGATGTGGAGCATCCCCATCAAAGATCTCGGGAAGCATTCCTGCCCCGTCGGTCAGGAAATACTCCCAGAGCGGTGTAATCACTGACTTTATCTTCTCATGATCTGTCCCATACTGGATCAGGGCGTCAAGGTAAAACCCGGTCTGCCATGGCCAGACCATCCCGTTGTGGTATGAGATGTCTCCTCCATACCTGCCGTGGTATCTGGCAGAGGCTGGCGAGAGTGTTCTCAAACCATACGGTGTGAGCAGTTCTCTCTCAATAACTTCCAGAGCCCGGTGTCCGTCATCAAACGGGAGAAGTCCAAATGCAAGTGCGATGATCTGGTTTGATCTGACTGATGGATCGGAGGGATTGAGCACGTCATAGAGACATCCCGTCTCCGGGTTCCAGAACTCCTGAAACTCTGCCAGTGCGTCCCTGGAACTGACCGGGGTTGAGAACTTCAGGTACTCCATCAGTTCGAGGGCAAGTATCCATAGTGCGTTTATCTCGACAGGCATCCCGGTTCTGGGAGTTTCCTGGGTATCCATCCAGGTTGTTCCCTCCCTGACTGTAATCAGATTCCCATTGAGTGACGCAATCTCACTTTTGGGGTACCGGCTGATGAGCTCTTCGATTTCATGCCTGATGGTGGCAACAAAAGGAGAACCTGGAAGTTTTTGTATATACTGAAAGAGCGCCCAGAAGAACCAGAGTGTTGCATCAGAGGAGTTATACGAATCAGGGAACCGGTTCAGCAGCAACCCATCCCTGCGATGGGCAAGATGCCAGCGAAATACATCCTCTGCCTCCCTGTACCTGCCGGTCTCAAGAAGCAGCCCGGGCAGACTGATGAAGGTGTCTCGCCCCCAGGTCTCGGTAAACCAGTGATAACCCGCAAGGATCTCACTTCCCCTGATGCAGAGCTGGGATGCATGGTCAAGGATATCCCGGCTCTCTTGTGACTCCTGGATCTGGTTGGATTCAGGTATGGCATCCTGGGGAGCAAACCTGATCTCAACGATTCCATTTGTTACAGCACCGGCAAAGTAGCCCGGGGAGATAAGATCCTCCCGTGCATTATAACCCCGCTCCTCATCGCGTGGATACCATGCATTCAGGTACTGTTGCCTGTCGTCAGTGAAACCGAGATCAGATCTGACTGCACACCCGTTCAGTATCAGCGATCCCTCACTTGTACTGGATTTTTCCTTCTGTTCGCCGGATAAATTCTGCACACTCCTATTGGTCATAAGTGGCCGTATCATCAGCGATACGGTTCCTGTAATCTCATACCTGATCGTGAGGCCTCTGTCAAGGACGAGTGACCTTCGAATCCTGGCACCAGGGATCGCAAATTCCTGGATCACCGGGTACAGGGATGCACCCAGTGTCCAGGGAAGCCCGCCGTCCACGAACGTATCACCCCAGTATCCTGGTGAGAGTCTGATCCCGTTCGCTTCTTCATGGAGAGCACTCAGAAGTATCCTGTCCTTCTTCACGAGGAGGCCATGATATCGCCGTGTATTTCCTGCAAATGATGAGGAACAGTACATCTCCCCATCTGCCATCAGGAACTCGCGAGCACCTGCGATATCAGGATCCCTGAGTTCACGTCCATACCTGATCCTGTCAGGAATAACTTTCAGATCTTCAATATCTTGATCTGGTTTCAGATCTATCACCCTACTGCCTGTATAGCGTAGCCCGGATTCTGTATCTTTCTGTACGCAGCAGAGGTCCGGGCAGCTGCTGTATCCCATGTGAACTGCCTGATCACGCGGCTTCGCCCGGCTCTTCCGAACCTTGCCATCATATCCTGATCACTGAGGAGTCGCACGAGATACGTTGCGATATCATCAGGGTCCCACGGATTTATATGATATCCGCACTGGTCTGGCCCATCTGAAACCACCTGCTCACACAGCCCGCTTGTTCCTGTGGCTCCGACTATAACAGGTCTCGCCATTGCCATGGCCTCGGTACAGACGATTCCGAAGGGCTCGTACTTTGACGGGAAGACTGCGCAATCACAGGCTGCGTAGAAGAGCAGTCGCTCCTCTTCGGTTACAAGACGGGTGTGCATCAGCACATGCCGGTCAACTCCGAGTGACCTGATCAGGTCATGGAGTTCTCCCTCCATCTCACCAACGCCAAGTATGATCAGTTGTGCATCAGGCACATTCCTGAGAACCGCAGGCATCGCCCTGATCAGTTCGTCAGGTCCTTTCACCTGCGTCAGCCTGCCGATGAAGAGGATCAGATTATTCTCCCAGATTCCTGTCTCTCTCCTGAACTCCTGGATCATCTGCTGGCTGAATCGTTCAGGGTTGTACTTCACAGGATCAACGCCGTTGTAAATCACCTCGATCTTCTCCTGGTCGTATCCGTTCCTGACCAGTTCATCTTTCATGGCATATGAGACGGTCACCATGAGATCAGCAGTTTCAGCAGCAAGTCTTTCTATCAGCTCAACAACTGCAGATCCTTCATCTCTCCTTCCTTGTTCGGTTGAGTGAACGTGAAAGACAAAGGGGATCTCAAGGTTACGTTTTACCAAAACTCCGGCGATGGCCGAGAGCCAGTCATGGCAGACGATGAGGTCAAACCTTGCACCGCTTCTGTGAACCCTGATCAGATGATCAGCTGCAAGCTGGTTGAAGAGTACAGTCTCAAGAAAAAAGTTCTGGTCAGCAGGTGCCCATCCCTGCACATCGAGAGGCGAAAGCACCGGAAGGATATCATGGATATTCATCAGTTCGGGGCGGAAGACCGGCATCCCGTTCCATGTTTCGTGAACCTGATCGCTGCCTGTATTACGGGAGCAAACTGAAATATCGATCCCGTTCTTTCTGAGTCGTGGCATCATCTCCATGGCGTACGTGCCAAGGCCACCCCTGAAGAACGGAGGAAATTCGTCCACTACACAGGCGATCCGCATCATCAGGTCTCATGATACAGATTCAGAATCTGGTCAGCGATAGAGTCCCAGAAGAACCGCCTGTCAACCTGGTTGTATCCTCCTCTCCCGAGCCGTATCCTTTCATTCTGATTCTCGAGGTAATGGTTCACACCCCATGCTATTCCATCTGCATTCGGTTCCACAACAAGTCCGGTGACCCCGTGCTCAACGTTCTCGGCAAGCCCGCCGACCCTTGTCACAACCACCGGCCTGTTCGCACTCCATGCCTCAAGCAGAACAATTCCGAACGGTTCGTTCCTGCTTGGAATAACCACAATGTCGCTTGCATGAAGAAGCCTGACGTACTCTGAGTCAGTGATGAATCCCGGGAATTGTACCGGCATTCCCTGTGTCCTGCTGATCAGCCAGTCCCTCATTCCTCCGCTTCCCGCAAGAATGAACTGTGCATTCCAGAACCTGTTGAGGATCTGAGGCATTGCATCAACAAGAAGATCAGGCCCTTTCTGGTACACCATCCTTCCAACAAAGAGGACAAGCGGAGCTAGATAATGGACTCCGTAACTCTCCTTAATCGCTCCCTGATTAATGCTAACATCGAACTGCTCTTTCACAACCCCGTTGGGAATAACCCTGATCTTGTTGGGATCAACCTTGTACAGATCAAGTACCTCCTGGCGGAGTTGTCCGGAGACTGCAACACAGCGTTTTGCTATCAGCCCTGCATACCATTCCTTTCCACAGATTTCGTGGTATTCCCACCAATCTCCGTGTATCCCTCCGTTTCTTCCAAATTCGGTTGAGTGATAGGTGAAGACAGTCCTGCGATGTTTGAGCAGATCCAGTGCCTCGACCACATGCCAGTCATGGAAATGGAGGATGTCAAATGGCTTCTCATCATACTGGTAAAACCGCTGAACCAGGCCATGTGAGAGATCGGAGCAGTACTCCACCACGTTTGAGCCGTGGGGTCTCCATATATGATAGAAGACACCGCTCATCTCAAAGTCCTGGTCACCCCTGGTGAAGAAGTGAACCTCATGCTTTTTTGCAAGCGACTGTGCGAGGTACGTTGCAGCGTTGGAGAGGCCTCCGACCCGCTCTGAGTAGAGGCTCTCCCAGCAGAATATTGCGATCTTCAACCGTTTTGCACCCAATGCTCTACACCTCCGTTCTTCTTCCTTGCACAATGTGTAATGCCTTTCTCTTTACCTCTCCGGTGTCAGTGGAGGCTGCGGGAGCTGAAAAAAAGAAAGCAGAAAGCATCTGAATCGTGATAAAACCAGGGATCATATACAGAGGATGGATGATGATCCGTTAAATACCTCACCGCACGTTCACTGCTTTTTTGAGAAGAGAAACTTTTTTGCAGAGACATACGAGTATACTTTATTGTTACCCGGTGTGTGAGTCCATGATACCAAGATACCGATATCCAGTAATTGCTGGAATAGTTCTTCTGCTCCTGATCTCATCAGCTCTGGCAGATTCTTCCAACCGCCTTGTATCAGATAATTTTTCAAGTTCTATTGTCGGATCTGGACCACCTGATCCCGTGACTCCTACTCTCCGACCTGCAGCGGTGATGAGCTGGTCTGACGTGACGATGGTCTCCGGTAAGATCAGGAATTTTCAGAAAGAGTTCAGATATGAGTCAGGATTCACCCATGAATAACTGGATTGCAACTGTACCATTTATGAGCAATTCAATCTTCATGAACTCCATAACTCGGTGCATCTGTTCTGTGCTGCCTGAATGAGATCCTGGTGCGAGCGGGCCTGCTCAAGGGCAGAAGCCAGAGGTTCGTCTCTCACAACATGTCGTGCCCATGATGCAAAGTCACCGTGGCGGTGATGAAACTCGATCGAGTCTGCAGGAACGATAGAGAGCATCTCTGCAAACTGGTCGAGATCAAATGCCACATGCCCGGTGTAGCCTACCGGACTTGAGAAGTAGAATGCATTGTCGATGCTGAATGACCTGAGTGGGAACATCTTTGCCTTTTCTGGATCATTTATGATACACTGCTCTTCGTAATCAGCGACAACATCCATGTAGGTGATGAATGCCTGGTGTTCAGGCTGGTGACTGAAGTACGAGTGTACCTCACCGCATGACCCGTTCTTACATGACATGTAGTAGAAGTGATCGCTGATCTGAAGGCATCTCCAGAGCCTTTCGTCACATGCAAACCGGTGAGCACGCTGGATGGCCCTGACCGCATTTTTCTGCTTCCTGTTCTCTATCCAGGCTGTTGCATCCTTCTCTGCATCAGCCCATGAGACCGGAACAGGAACTGAAAACTGCTCCCTGACCGGGTATTTAAGGATCTCGGACGGGTTGATCATCTCAACTCCTGAACTCCTGAGTTCAGGACCCAGATGCCTGAAAAAATCCAGTATCCCGGTATCAGACCAGTAGTGTTCACCAATAGTCTCGTAGTCGATGAACACCGGGATAAAATCACCTGGTGTCTGTGATACCCAGTGTGCGTATTTGTCTGCAGTCAGCGGCCATGCCTCCCAGTCTCTGCATGTGAACCTGAATGCGATGTCATCTGAGAGTTTGAAGTTTCTCATAATGAGTGGCAGGCCTTCGCATTGGTACAGGAAGTTCGGGCTCCTCCACTTGAGGATGTGGTCTACGCCTTCTGTAAAACAGGCTGAAAACCCCATCTCCCGAACATTCCGGGCAATCCGGTTGTCAAGAATGAACTCCGTGTTCTCAAAGATCTTCGGTGTCACCCCGAAGACATCTTTGAGCATCTGCCTGTGCTGTAAAACCTGCTCCCTGAACTCGTCCATCTCCCAGAACAGACTTGATATGCTGTGATAATAGGTCTGGCAGATCATCTCTACTCTTGGGTGATGTGCAGCCTGAACAAAGAGATCAAGCACATCCGGAGCCCATTTCTCCAGTTGTTCGACCAGGACACCGGATATCGAGAATGCACAGGCAAAGCCGTCATCCAGTTCATCGAGGATGAGAGATGTCGCGGGTCCATAACATTTCTCGCAGACTCGTAGAAGAATCTCCTTGTTGGCCGGATCAAAGTACCGCCTGCTGTGATCCTCTTTGTCATCCTCCTGTCCGTACGCGAATCGTTTGTTCAGACGGTATGGCTGATGTACCTCAAAGCCGAGACAGAACTGTTTCATCCGGTTCCTCTCTGATCAAACACGAAAACAGTGTCATCATTCAGCACAAAAAATTGACATTTCGCTGCTATCAGAGAATGGAGCATACAGATGATAATATTTCATCTGTATATTTATATATGCCGCAGACTCTCCTCTCCGATCTGATTGAACCGCCCGCGGATGCTGAAAAAAGCAGAAATCTTTTACTATGAAAAGAGAGCATGGTATCTGATGGAGTTCGAGGTGTTTCAGTTCCTGGCAGATCCGGTCCTGATCGCCTTTCTTATTCTGACGGCTCTCTCTGTTATCTGGAGGTTCTTCAAGGTATGGATCGCTTCTATCATCACCTGCTCATTGGCTGGAGCCCTGATTGTTGTGATCCTGGTTACGCTCGGTCAGATAGCAGGTGCAGATGACCTGATCAGGTACTTCATAACATCCCATTACCGGTTTGTCGGGTCGCTGACACTCAGTTTTCGTGATATTCTTCTGATGCTCCTTCTCATCATCTCGTTCCAGCTTGCTCTTGCCGGCCACACTCTTGAGATCGAGAAGAAACTGCATGAGCATTTGTACTGGATTCCATGTCGCGGGTGCCATCATTATGAGATGGAGCACACACTTGAAGGTGACAAAGAGCGGTGATCTCCTGTCAGAGCGTACCAATATCCTCGCTCCAGAGCTCTGGATTCTCCCTGATGAACCGCTTCATCATTGTGATGCATCCCAGATGATTCAGATCAATGACCCTGACTCCATGAGATCGCATGAACACATCGGCACCTTCGAATGTCTCTGATTCTCCTACGATGACTTCTGGTATCTGAAACTGAACCACGGCCCCGGCACAGAGATGACACGGCATCAGGGTGGAGTAGAGTGTACAGTCTTTATACGATCCGATCCGTCCTGCACTCTTAAGGCAGTCAATCTCTGCATGTCTCATCGGATCACCCTCCTGTACCCGCCTGTTATGTCCCCTCCCGACAATCTCTCCGTTCCGCACCAGAACCGAGCCGATTGGAATCCCTCCTTCAGACAACCCGAGTTCAGCCTCTCTGATAGCCTCTGCCATGAAGGGATCCTGAACTCCGGCGGTGGAAGCAGGGGGCTGTCCGAGGATCTCGTCATCAGCCCTCCAGGCCGGATCCACGATTGCAAGAAAGATGAGTTCACCGTCCCCGATGTTCTCGATGAACTGGACCTCTCCGGGAGGTATGTACACGAGTTGTCCTGTTGATATTGATTCAACTTCGACTCCGATATGCATGAGGCCGGTTCCTTGCAGAATATAGTAGACCTCCGAGGATCTGAGCAGGGTATGGGGAAGGGTTGTCTGCCCCGCAGCAACCCTGGCATGTGCAATACTGTACCTCGTTGAGACCTGGTCACGAAACTGTTTCGGGTGAAAGAGTTCTCCAAGCAGTGACTTGTCCATAACCTCCTGATACGGGAGCGTGCTGATATCGGCGATGAGCATACTCTCCGGTACGATCTTCAGGCTTATCAAACGAATGAAAAGTTCCGGACTATATGAGATCCAGTACCCGGCATACCGGCATCCTCATCTATCATACGGGCAGACTCTGAATTACCATGATTGACACTATCGTCCTGATAGTTCTGGGGCTCATTATCCTTGTTGCACTCTGGCATCTTGTAAAGAATGTGATGAATCTTGTCATAAATTCTATAATGGGTCTCATCCTTCTGATTGCAGTAAATTATCTTCATCTCCTGGTTTTTCTGGGTAAGACTGACGTCCCGGTCAATTTAATTTCGGTTATTGTCTGCGCCCTTGCAGGAATACCGGGAGCAATACTGTTGATTCTTCTTCACATCGCCGGGCTCTACTAGCCCTAAATTTTTTGAAAAGAGTAAACGGGGTTAACCCGTCTGTTCGCCTGATGTCTTATTCAAACCAGGGGTTTCATCACTCCCGGTTTCTGACGGGGTGATAATAAGAGCGAGGATCCCTGAATCGGCAGGACCGAAGAAGTCTGAACCGCTGTACACTCCCCGGTAATAGTGGAAACCCGGTATCTTTGGTACATCCACCATGGCAACGGTTCCGTCACTGCGGGTTGTGAGATTTTCGTTCCCGTTCATGAACCAGGTGAATCCGTCCTCGGAGAAGTACATCTTCACCGGTTCTTCTGCGAGGGGATTTCCATCTGGATCTGAAAGAGTGAAGGTTATCTGGGCCTTCTCATTGACCTGAACTTCCGGTGGGTCGCTCTTTGCAGTGAGTTGTGCAGGAAGAATGGCTGCACTGGTCTCTGCCTGACCTTTTACTACCAGTGGTAGTATGTGTGAGAATAATGGTTTGCCTGTCTGTTCCTTCTTTGATACAACTGCGAGGTATGAAATGCCTGTCAGGTTCGGACCGCTCACATTAAAGGCATAATATCCGTCATCATTGGTTATCGCCTCTGAGCAGTTCCTGTATCTGTCCCATATCCGGTCGGCAAAGTTATACCAGTACAGGTTGAGACGGCCGGCGTCAACTCCATCCCCATTGCCGTCAGAGAACCATCCTGATATCGTGATATTTTCATCCGGTCTGATAATGGCAGCATTCAGATCTGCATCAATATGCCTTGTGCCCGTCCGGTCACGTGACATCGGTGCGAAATCATCAGTCTCCTCAAACGGTACAGTTACTGTGCTGCTCACCAGATCCTCTCCCTGGTTGTCTGAAGAGAAAGCCCTGAACGAGATCGGTTTTGGTCCGGTCAGGTAATACGATGCGGTGAATGTTCCATCAGCACCGGTTATGACCGTGTCACCAATCTTTGTATATTCACCATCACTGCCTGACTTCTGGATGGTAACAGCAGCATAGGGGAGTGGATTTCTGCCATTTCCAGTGACAGATCCAGAGAGTGTGATGTTTTCTCCGGAAAAAAATGAGTCAGGGCCATGAAGAGTCAATTCAGATGCATCTGATACCTGACTTTCACTGATATTTCCTGACTCTACTAGTTCAGCTAGATCTTCCCCGTTCTCCCCGGGAGTTTCTGTTTCTTTAAGTTCTGTAGGATCTACAACATTCTGTCTGGTAGCATTGGGCACAGCAGTGATCTCTACTTCGTAACTCTTTGTCAGGTTCTCCCCTTTCAGATCTGACCCTTCAAACCAGGCCTGGTACCTGACGACTCCTGAACCATTCATCAGGTCGGTGAAGGAAAAATCACCAGACTCATCACTGGTCAGGTTGACAACAGGGGTGGGGTTGGTTGCATTTCCACGTGCCAGAATGACTGGTGCGTTTTTTATTGGTCCGAAGATCGAGGATATCGCACCTGTAATGTTCACTTCACTTCCCTGTGGGAGATAATATTGGTCAGGGCTGATTGCGAGGGTTATCTGGAGCCCGGTCAACATGGTGCTGTTATCAGGAACTACAAGAATCGATCGCCATTCTTCAGTCGTATGTTCTGTCAGTGAGACTCCTGATACTATACCTGATGTTAGAACCAGTGTCACAAAAATAAGGAGATGAAGGGGTTTGATCTGCATAATTTACCGTCTCTCTCTTATGGGCCAAGTGGTTTCTCGCCCGGCTGCAGGTACCTGAACTCACGGTACCGGTCTTCAAGCTCCTGAATCGTCCGGGCTACATACTCATCTGATCGCTTTTCTATCTTGGTTTTTATACCATCGCCTCTGCCCGGATCGAGTATGACTGCCTGCTCATATCCCTTGATCCCGGGTGTATAGAGATCAGCCTGCTTTAGCGAGACTGATGCGTTTGCACCAGCGGTGGGAATCGTGAGGAGAGCAAAGATCACGTCAGATCTCTTCTCCCAGTTCCTGGCGTCGGTTGGTGTAAGATTTACTAGGATTGAGTACCGGTCATATGCATCAAGATAGCGTGCCTTTTCAAGGGCAATGTCTGCAATCACCGAAAGATACTGTGGCTTGTCGGTCTGGATCTGTAGGATTTTTGAAAAGACTGCCTCAGCCTCACTACTCTTCCCGATCTTTATCAGGAGCCGTGCCTTCTTTGTGAGAAGGAGTGGATTGGAGGGATCGAGTGAGATCGCCTGGTCGAGTGCCTGCAGGGCACCAGCGTCATCACCCGCCGAAATCAGTGCCTCGCTTTTAAGCCGGTAGAAATCTGCCTTGTCAGGATGTTTGTTGATGAAAAAGTCATACACAGAGACCGCGGTCATGGGTCGTGCGGTCATAACCGAGAACTCTGCAAGTACTGTCCCCATGTTCTGCATGAGATCTTCGGGAATCATATTCTGGTACTGGGCAGGTATTACCGTGACCGTTGCCTGAAGAAAGGTTGCCGGCATCAGGACGATCAACACCAGCACTACCAGGAGAATGCCGATTGTCACTCTTCCCAGTCGCATCAGTTCCATCCTGAACGGATCGATCGATATTTAATATATATCAGATTCCTGGTCATAAGTATCTCGTTTTTATGATCGGTGCTGCCTGATCTCGCCGGCTAGCCGATAAAACGGAGACGGGTCTCCGGAACGTACCGGTCTTCCTTCAAACCAGGTGTCAATGACCCCGGGTGAGAGGAGAT
This window encodes:
- a CDS encoding DUF3795 domain-containing protein, with the protein product MKIQYPEIGICGLSCRLCPQYYTVGQSRCGGCKTETRISVGCPFITCALKRKGVEFCWVCDESETCEKWKKHREAGKKADSFTCNQKLEDNICFIRKNGIDIFQTLQKTREDLLRIMLNEFNDGRSKSFYCIAATILEIAELEDVLAQANNESTGMDMKGKARILHALLEETGKQQGYCLKLRRKERSKG
- a CDS encoding IPT/TIG domain-containing protein yields the protein MVTIVPGWAADQCDPSIRSTNISTSAAWPAPVLLSMYPDSVIAGGNAFILTVDGNNFLPESRVLWDVQNRTGSYLSSHQMTALITASDIATPGQHYVRVQNPGACGGDSNIGIFAIRDNGQSFPLYTNPLNAYLLKAGTDRGSILVRTLSGGLASFNLTLYSDYSAPFSFYILSIPTWVSDPEVKVLDEHRIQITGGDESNLITSGSTNVTLVSLSFIGGTTGSGYLQCILNSATADDGIRYGSGYTALPVQVRELHPFNTTSGQSYPLPRDLTGDGLYEDINGNGRSDLNDVVTLFDQIDAVVSGQPWWVFDFDQNGYINLHDVVALFQTNL
- a CDS encoding response regulator, producing MSFGLNPFTPENFTVVIVDDNDNNRYAIAKILENVGYRVIESTSGSHAIQIAEEKKPDAIILDVMMPGMDGFEVCRRLNANPTNSDIPVIFLTARDNDESIEKGFEAGGADYVVKPVHVRTLLARLKSHIERSLSLRQLEQMNQELEKINQCLDKQIQNNLSVQATLNDQVRNPLSIAITLVEMGGCERGDEVIRELMRIDSVIDRLDAGFLQSEKIHAYLKKHHGVT
- a CDS encoding amylo-alpha-1,6-glucosidase, which gives rise to MGYSSCPDLCCVQKDTESGLRYTGSRVIDLKPDQDIEDLKVIPDRIRYGRELRDPDIAGAREFLMADGEMYCSSSFAGNTRRYHGLLVKKDRILLSALHEEANGIRLSPGYWGDTFVDGGLPWTLGASLYPVIQEFAIPGARIRRSLVLDRGLTIRYEITGTVSLMIRPLMTNRSVQNLSGEQKEKSSTSEGSLILNGCAVRSDLGFTDDRQQYLNAWYPRDEERGYNAREDLISPGYFAGAVTNGIVEIRFAPQDAIPESNQIQESQESRDILDHASQLCIRGSEILAGYHWFTETWGRDTFISLPGLLLETGRYREAEDVFRWHLAHRRDGLLLNRFPDSYNSSDATLWFFWALFQYIQKLPGSPFVATIRHEIEELISRYPKSEIASLNGNLITVREGTTWMDTQETPRTGMPVEINALWILALELMEYLKFSTPVSSRDALAEFQEFWNPETGCLYDVLNPSDPSVRSNQIIALAFGLLPFDDGHRALEVIERELLTPYGLRTLSPASARYHGRYGGDISYHNGMVWPWQTGFYLDALIQYGTDHEKIKSVITPLWEYFLTDGAGMLPEIFDGDAPHQPAGTICQAWSIAELIRARGTVIRHLEKVVPEKEEEDNYFFA
- a CDS encoding glycosyltransferase family 4 protein; amino-acid sequence: MMRIACVVDEFPPFFRGGLGTYAMEMMPRLRKNGIDISVCSRNTGSDQVHETWNGMPVFRPELMNIHDILPVLSPLDVQGWAPADQNFFLETVLFNQLAADHLIRVHRSGARFDLIVCHDWLSAIAGVLVKRNLEIPFVFHVHSTEQGRRDEGSAVVELIERLAAETADLMVTVSYAMKDELVRNGYDQEKIEVIYNGVDPVKYNPERFSQQMIQEFRRETGIWENNLILFIGRLTQVKGPDELIRAMPAVLRNVPDAQLIILGVGEMEGELHDLIRSLGVDRHVLMHTRLVTEEERLLFYAACDCAVFPSKYEPFGIVCTEAMAMARPVIVGATGTSGLCEQVVSDGPDQCGYHINPWDPDDIATYLVRLLSDQDMMARFGRAGRSRVIRQFTWDTAAARTSAAYRKIQNPGYAIQAVG
- a CDS encoding glycosyltransferase family 4 protein gives rise to the protein MGAKRLKIAIFCWESLYSERVGGLSNAATYLAQSLAKKHEVHFFTRGDQDFEMSGVFYHIWRPHGSNVVEYCSDLSHGLVQRFYQYDEKPFDILHFHDWHVVEALDLLKHRRTVFTYHSTEFGRNGGIHGDWWEYHEICGKEWYAGLIAKRCVAVSGQLRQEVLDLYKVDPNKIRVIPNGVVKEQFDVSINQGAIKESYGVHYLAPLVLFVGRMVYQKGPDLLVDAMPQILNRFWNAQFILAGSGGMRDWLISRTQGMPVQFPGFITDSEYVRLLHASDIVVIPSRNEPFGIVLLEAWSANRPVVVTRVGGLAENVEHGVTGLVVEPNADGIAWGVNHYLENQNERIRLGRGGYNQVDRRFFWDSIADQILNLYHET